From a single Raphanus sativus cultivar WK10039 chromosome 3, ASM80110v3, whole genome shotgun sequence genomic region:
- the LOC108844131 gene encoding anthranilate synthase alpha subunit 1, chloroplastic codes for MSSSSMNVATAKPLSFSRRLVPAAVSRGLSSSVTVSGCPGRSSSHAPSFRSIKCVSVSPEASIVSDTKKLADASKSTNLVPIYRCIFSDQLTPVLAYRCLVKEDDREAPSFLFESVEPGSQMSSVGRYSVVGAQPAMEIVAKEDKVIVMDHKSGSLTEEHVEDPMEIPRKISESWNPDPQLVQDLPDAFCGGWVGFFSYDTVRYVEKRKLPFSKAPEDDRNLPDMHLGLYDDVVVFDHVEKKAYVIHWIRLDATIPYETAYSNGLQHLENLVSKLHDIAPPKLAAGNVNLQTKQFGPALENSNVTREEYKEAVVNAKEHILAGDIFQIVLSQRFERRTFADPFEVYRALRVVNPSPYMGYLQARGCILVASSPEILTKVKQNKIVNRPLAGTSRRGKTEVEDKRLEKELLENEKQCAEHIMLVDLGRNDVGKVAKYGSVKVEKLMNIERYSHVMHISSTVTGELQDDLSCWDTLRAALPVGTVSGAPKVKAMELIDELEPTRRGPYSGGFGGVSFTGDMDIALSLRTIVFPTASQYNTMYSYKDANKRREWVAYLQAGAGVVADSDPEDEHRECQNKAAGLARAIDLAESAFVKK; via the exons ATGTCTTCCTCCTCGATGAATGTGGCGACGGCGAAACCTCTGAGCTTCTCTCGCCGTCTCGTCCCCGCTGCGGTTTCTCGCGGACTCTCATCTTCTGTGACAGTTTCTGGATGTCCCGGTAGAAGCTCGTCTCACGCGCCTTCTTTCCGTTCGATCAAATGCGTCTCTGTATCGCCGGAAGCTTCTATAG TAAGTGATACGAAGAAGCTCGCAGATGCTTCCAAGAGCACAAACCTTGTACCAATCTACCGCTGCATATTCTCTGATCAGCTCACTCCTGTTCTGGCTTACCGTTGTCTCGTCAAAGAAGATGACCGTGAAGCTCCTAGCTTTCTTTTCGAGTCCGTTGAGCCTGGCTCTCAGATGTCCAGCGTC GGTCGTTATAGCGTTGTTGGGGCTCAGCCTGCGATGGAGATCGTGGCAAAGGAGGATAAAGTAATTGTGATGGATCACAAAAGTGGAAGCTTGACTGAGGAACACGTTGAAGATCCTATGGAGATCCCGAGGAAAATCTCTGAGTCATGGAACCCTGATCCTCAACTAGTTCAGGACCTTCCTGATGCCTTTTGTG GTGGTTGGGTTGGGTTTTTCTCGTACGACACAGTTCGCTACGTCGAAAAGaggaaacttccattttcaaAGGCCCCTGAGGATGATAGGAACTTGCCAGACATGCATCTTGGTCTTTATGACGATGTAGTTGTATTTGATCACGTCGAGAAG AAAGCATATGTTATCCACTGGATTAGACTAGATGCGACCATTCCCTATGAGACGGCATACAGTAATGGACTGCAGCATTTGGAGAATTTGGTATCCAAGCTACACGATATTGCACC GCCAAAGCTGGCTGCAGGTAACGTGAATCTTCAGACAAAGCAGTTTGGACCAGCTTTGGAAAACTCAAACGTGACACGCGAAGAGTACAAGGAGGCTGTGGTCAATGCTAAAGAACATATACTCGCAGGAGACATATTCCAGATTGTGTTGAGTCAGCGTTTCGAAAGGAGAACATTCGCAGACCCCTTTGAGGTTTACAGAGCTCTAAGAGTTGTGAATCCAAGTCCGTATATGGGTTATTTGCAG GCCAGAGGATGTATTTTGGTAGCATCAAGTCCAGAAATTCTAACCAAAGTAAAACAG AACAAGATAGTGAATCGGCCATTAGCAGGAACCAGCAGGAGAGGGAAAACAGAGGTTGAAGATAAGAGATTAGAGAAGGAGCTGTTAGAGAATGAAAAGCAATGTGCTGAGCACATCATGTTGGTCGATCTCGGTCGCAACGACGTCGGGAAAGTTGCGAAATACGGTTCGGTGAAAGTGGAGAAACTTATGAACATCGAACGTTACTCCCATGTTATGCATATAAGCTCAACG GTGACAGGAGAGTTACAAGATGATTTATCTTGCTGGGACACGCTACGTGCGGCTCTACCAGTGGGCACAGTTAGTGGCGCACCGAAGGTGAAAGCCATGGAGCTAATCGACGAGCTGGAGCCTACACGGCGTGGACCATACAGTGGCGGTTTTGGTGGAGTCTCGTTCACCGGCGACATGGACATTGCTTTGTCACTTAGGACAATTGTTTTCCCGACAGCAAGTCAGTACAACACGATGTACTCTTACAAAGATGCTAACAAACGCCGTGAATGGGTGGCTTATCTTCAAGCTGGAGCAGGTGTGGTAGCTGACAGTGACCCGGAAGACGAGCACCGCGAGTGCCAGAACAAAGCCGCTGGTCTTGCTCGAGCCATTGACTTGGCTGAATCCGCATTTGTTAAAAAATGA
- the LOC108845671 gene encoding 3beta,22alpha-dihydroxysteroid 3-dehydrogenase-like: MALSFSFTALVLLISSVAVAFLLLFRRTRYRLMGLPPGSLGLPLIGETLQLIKAYKTENPEPFIDERVSRYGSVFTTHLFGEPTVFSADAETNRFVLQNEGKLFECSYPASISNLMGKHSLIRMEGSLHKRMHSFTMSFANASVMKDHLMVDVDRLVRFNLGSWSSRVLLMEESKKMTFDVAVKQLTSFDPGEWSENLRKEYHLVIEGFFSLSHPLFSTTYRKAIRARRKVAEALTAVIMKRREEEKEGAVRKTDMLAALIAADDSFSNEEIVDFFVAILVDAYETTPTIMTLAVKFLTETPLALAQLKEEHEKIRAMKSDSESLEWSDYKSMPFTQCVVNETLRVANVIGGVFRRAKTDVEINGYKIPKGWKVFLSFRGVHLDLTNFEDARTFNPWRWQSNLVTTTSTSKVFTPFGGGPRICPGYELARVAISVFLHHLVTGFSWVHEEQDKMVFFPTTRTQKRYPIIVKRRDGCLSAT; encoded by the exons ATGGCCTTGTCTTTCTCCTTCACCGCCTTAGTCCTCCTCATCTCCTCCGTCGCCGTGGCTTTCCTCCTCCTCTTTCGCCGCACCCGTTACCGTCTGATGGGACTTCCTCCAGGAAGTCTTGGGCTTCCTCTCATAGGCGAGACTTTGCAGTTGATAAAAGCTTACAAGACAGAGAATCCTGAGCCTTTCATCGACGAGAGAGTGTCCCGGTACGGTTCGGTTTTCACGACGCATCTATTCGGTGAACCGACGGTTTTCTCCGCTGATGCGGAAACGAACCGGTTCGTTCTCCAGAACGAAGGGAAGCTCTTCGAGTGCTCTTATCCAGCTTCTATAAGTAATCTTATGGGGAAACACTCTTTGATTCGTATGGAAGGTTCTTTGCATAAACGTATGCACTCTTTCACCATGAGCTTCGCTAATGCTTCGGTCATGAAAGACCATCTCATGGTTGATGTTGACCGGTTAGTCCGGTTTAATCTCGGTTCCTGGTCCTCTCGTGTTCTCCTCATGGAAGAATCCAAAAAG ATGACGTTTGACGTTGCAGTGAAGCAGCTAACGAGCTTTGATCCAGGGGAGTGGAGTGAGAATTTAAGGAAAGAGTATCATCTTGTTATCGAAGggttcttctctctttctcaccCTCTCTTCTCAACCACCTACCGCAAAGCAATCAGA gcGCGGAGGAAGGTGGCGGAGGCGTTGACGGCGGTGATTATGAAGAGgagggaggaggagaaggaaggaGCGGTGAGAAAAACAGATATGCTAGCGGCGTTAATCGCGGCCGATGATAGCTTTTCCAATGAAGAGattgttgatttttttgtgGCTATACTCGTCGACGCTTACGAAACAACTCCTACGATCATGACTCTCGCCGTTAAGTTTCTTACTGAAACTCCTCTAGCTCTTGCTCAACTCAAG GAAGAGCATGAAAAGATTAGGGCAATGAAGAGTGATTCGGAGAGTCTTGAATGGAGTGATTACAAGTCTATGCCATTCACACAGTGT GTGGTTAACGAGACGCTGAGAGTAGCTAACGTCATCGGTGGCGTTTTCAGGCGGGCAAAGACGGATGTTGAGATCAATG gttaTAAGATTCCGAAAGGGTGGAAGGTGTTCTTATCGTTTAGAGGGGTACATTTAGACCTAACCAACTTCGAAGACGCACGCACTTTCAACCCTTGGCGATGGCAG AGCAACTTGGTAACAACAACAAGCACTTCGAAAGTGTTCACACCGTTTGGTGGAGGACCAAGGATATGTCCCGGGTACGAGCTGGCTAGGGTTGCAATCTCTGTATTCCTTCACCACCTAGTGACTGGCTTCag TTGGGTTCATGAAGAGCAAGACAAGATGGTATTCTTTCCAACTACAAGAACACAGAAACGGTATCCGATCATCGTGAAGCGACGTGATGGTTGCTTATCAGCTACttaa
- the LOC108835576 gene encoding uncharacterized protein LOC108835576 isoform X2, translating into MENLEDVKIMAEQWSKQGIEYLQKIPPTQLYAAVGVLLFTTILLLLSIRLARRTKSNTVLLSGLSGSGKTVLFYQLRDGSSHQGTVTSMEPNEGTFVLHSENAKGKVKPVHLVDVPGHSRLRPKLEEFLPQAAAIVFVVDALEFLPNCRAASEYLYDILTNANVVKKKIPVLLCCNKTDKLTAHTKEFIRKQMEKEIEKLRASRSAVSSADIANDFTIGIEGEVFSFSHCSNKVTVAEASGLNGETVQIQDFIREHIKP; encoded by the exons ATGGAGAATTTGGAAGATGTGAAGATTATGGCGGAGCAGTGGTCGAAGCAAGGGATTGAGTATCTTCAGAAGATACCACCGACTCAGCTCTATGCCGCCGTTGGTGTTCTCTTGTTCACTACCATTTTGCTCCTCTTATCAA TTCGCTTGGCAAGGCGTACCAAATCCAACACTGTGCTGCTTTCTGGGCTGAGTGGAAGTGGAAAGACTGTGCTCTTCTATCAA CTCCGTGATGGATCATCGCATCAGGGCACTGTAACATCAATGGAACCTAATGAAGGCACTTTCGTTCTTCACTCTGAAAACGCTAAG GGAAAAGTCAAGCCTGTTCATCTTGTTGATGTTCCTGGGCACTCTCGGCTTCGACCCAAGCTTGAAGAGTTCTTGCCCCAAGCAGCTGCTATTGTGTTCGTTGTAGACGCCTTGGAGTTCCTCCCTAACTGTCGTGCAGCTTCAGA GTACTTATACGACATTCTGACCAACGCCAACGTTGTCAAGAAGAAGATACCAGTCCTCCTTTGCTGTAACAAGACAGATAAACTCACCGCACACACCAAGGAGTTCATTAGGAAGCAGATGGAGAAAGAAAT TGAGAAACTAAGGGCTTCGAGGAGTGCAGTATCTTCAGCTGACATAGCCAATGACTTCACCATTGGGATCGAAGGAGAAGTCTTCTCCTTCTCGCATTGCAGTAACAAAGTCACTGTCGCTGAAGCATCTGGACTCAATGGAGAAACTGTCCAGATCCAAGACTTCATTCGAGAACACATCAAGCCCTGA
- the LOC108835576 gene encoding uncharacterized protein LOC108835576 isoform X1: MENLEDVKIMAEQWSKQGIEYLQKIPPTQLYAAVGVLLFTTILLLLSIRLARRTKSNTVLLSGLSGSGKTVLFYQLRDGSSHQGTVTSMEPNEGTFVLHSENAKKGKVKPVHLVDVPGHSRLRPKLEEFLPQAAAIVFVVDALEFLPNCRAASEYLYDILTNANVVKKKIPVLLCCNKTDKLTAHTKEFIRKQMEKEIEKLRASRSAVSSADIANDFTIGIEGEVFSFSHCSNKVTVAEASGLNGETVQIQDFIREHIKP, from the exons ATGGAGAATTTGGAAGATGTGAAGATTATGGCGGAGCAGTGGTCGAAGCAAGGGATTGAGTATCTTCAGAAGATACCACCGACTCAGCTCTATGCCGCCGTTGGTGTTCTCTTGTTCACTACCATTTTGCTCCTCTTATCAA TTCGCTTGGCAAGGCGTACCAAATCCAACACTGTGCTGCTTTCTGGGCTGAGTGGAAGTGGAAAGACTGTGCTCTTCTATCAA CTCCGTGATGGATCATCGCATCAGGGCACTGTAACATCAATGGAACCTAATGAAGGCACTTTCGTTCTTCACTCTGAAAACGCTAAG AAGGGAAAAGTCAAGCCTGTTCATCTTGTTGATGTTCCTGGGCACTCTCGGCTTCGACCCAAGCTTGAAGAGTTCTTGCCCCAAGCAGCTGCTATTGTGTTCGTTGTAGACGCCTTGGAGTTCCTCCCTAACTGTCGTGCAGCTTCAGA GTACTTATACGACATTCTGACCAACGCCAACGTTGTCAAGAAGAAGATACCAGTCCTCCTTTGCTGTAACAAGACAGATAAACTCACCGCACACACCAAGGAGTTCATTAGGAAGCAGATGGAGAAAGAAAT TGAGAAACTAAGGGCTTCGAGGAGTGCAGTATCTTCAGCTGACATAGCCAATGACTTCACCATTGGGATCGAAGGAGAAGTCTTCTCCTTCTCGCATTGCAGTAACAAAGTCACTGTCGCTGAAGCATCTGGACTCAATGGAGAAACTGTCCAGATCCAAGACTTCATTCGAGAACACATCAAGCCCTGA
- the LOC108844578 gene encoding jasmonate-induced oxygenase 2 gives MNKNKKEVNIETKKGSTMDEWPEPIVRVQALAESNLSSLPDRYIKPASQRPTTVEEASAATNIPIIDLEGLFSEDGSPDEAILAQISEACREWGFFQVLNHGVRPELMDAARENWREFFHLPVNEKETYKNSPKTYEGYGSRLGVEKGAILDWSDYYFLHLLPPHLKDFNKWPSFPPTIREVIDEYGKQVVNLCGRIMKVLSLNLGLKEDKFQDAFGGENIGACLRVNYYPKCPRPELALGLSSHSDPGGMTILLPDDQVFGLQVRKNDMWITVKPHPHAFIVNIGDQIQILSNSVYKSVEHRVIVNSEKERVSLAFFYNPKSDIPIQPLQELVTTHNPPLYPPMTFDQYRLFIRTQGPQGKSHVESLVSPR, from the exons atgaacaagaacaagaaggaAGTGAATATCGAGACAAAGAAAGGGTCCACGATGGATGAGTGGCCTGAGCCAATCGTCCGTGTCCAGGCCTTAGCCGAGAGCAACCTCTCCTCTCTCCCCGACCGCTACATCAAACCAGCATCTCAACGTCCCACCACAGTAGAGGAGGCCTCTGCGGCGACCAACATCCCAATCATTGACCTTGAAGGACTCTTCTCGGAAGACGGGTCGCCAGATGAGGCCATCTTGGCTCAGATATCAGAGGCTTGCCGTGAGTGGGGATTCTTCCAAGTGTTGAACCATGGTGTGAGGCCAGAGCTGATGGACGCGGCTAGGGAGAATTGGAGAGAGTTTTTTCACTTGCCGGTTAATGAGAAGGAGACTTACAAAAACTCACCAAAAACCTATGAGGGCTATGGAAGCAGACTAGGAGTTGAGAAAGGAGCCATTCTTGACTGGAGTGATTATTActttctccatcttcttcctcctcatttGAAAGACTTCAACAAGTGGCCTTCTTTTCCTCCCACCATTAG AGAAGTGATCGATGAGTATGGCAAGCAAGTAGTGAACCTATGCGGGAGAATTATGAAGGTATTATCATTAAACTTAGGATTAAAGGAGGATAAGTTTCAAGATGCGTTTGGTGGTGAAAACATTGGGGCGTGTTTGAGGGTTAATTATTATCCAAAATGCCCTAGACCGGAGCTGGCTCTCGGTCTCTCCTCCCACTCTGATCCTGGCGGTATGACTATTCTCTTACCAGACGATCAGGTCTTCGGTCTTCAAGTCCGTAAAAATGACATGTGGATCACCGTCAAGCCTCATCCTCATGCGTTCATCGTTAATATTGGTGATCAAATTCAg ATACTAAGCAACTCAGTGTACAAGAGTGTGGAGCATAGAGTGATAGTGAACtcggagaaagagagagtttcgCTTGCTTTCTTCTACAATCCTAAAAGCGATATACCAATCCAACCATTACAAGAACTTGTAACCACTCATAATCCTCCTTTATATCCTCCCATGACCTTTGATCAATATAGACTCTTTATCCGAACTCAAGGTCCACAAGGCAAATCTCATGTTGAATCTCTTGTTTCTCCTCGTTAG
- the LOC108834335 gene encoding uncharacterized protein LOC108834335, which produces MQNRVFYYPVSFSPRLRSNCRFSITLKTFRRDVYRHTTGKERLFGQTLLDPPLPLKFDIPSKLLASGSAETCLQHVSIVLKHVETRVLETVVLYAIQLFGESQGRTFELQANAEDVELHLMEESKGWTTRVPTKSIDVSVKECSICIEDLSDVDEESIVLHDCSHVFHKVCLLQWIWSKSSCPLCRHPIYCRKPKP; this is translated from the coding sequence ATGCAAAACAGAGTATTTTACTACCCCGTTAGTTTCTCACCGCGCCTCCGTTCGAACTGCCGTTTCTCCATCACGCTAAAGACTTTCCGACGAGATGTTTACCGTCACACCACCGGTAAAGAACGACTTTTCGGACAAACGCTGCTGGACCCTCCGCTTCCGCTCAAGTTCGATATCCCTTCGAAACTTCTAGCATCCGGCTCCGCGGAGACATGCCTCCAACACGTGTCTATTGTTCTGAAGCACGTTGAGACAAGGGTTCTTGAAACTGTGGTTTTGTACGCCATTCAGCTCTTCGGGGAAAGCCAAGGGAGAACGTTCGAGCTCCAAGCTAATGCGGAAGATGTCGAGTTGCACTTGATGGAAGAGAGTAAAGGCTGGACAACTCGTGTCCCGACCAAGTCGATTGATGTTTCGGTCAAGGAATGTAGTATCTGCATTGAGGATCTATCTGACGTGGACGAGGAATCTATAGTGTTACACGACTGTTCTCATGTGTTTCATAAAGTTTGTCTTTTGCAGTGGATTTGGAGCAAAAGCTCTTGTCCTTTGTGTCGTCATCCTATTTACTGTAGAAAACCAAAaccttag